In Daphnia pulicaria isolate SC F1-1A chromosome 9, SC_F0-13Bv2, whole genome shotgun sequence, the genomic stretch GTCCAGGCTCAGGTATTAGTAagataatttatttaattttactaACATGAATAACAAACAGTACAGTTACTACATATTGCGTTTAATTTCAAGAAAGTAGAACTCCTTTTGATGCATTCGAGGGTGACAGGTTGACCCGGGTCCAGGACTCCGGGTTGACATTGGCATCAATAAATTTCACCAGTCGTAATCAAACGATCACCCGTCTATAATTCATCGCTGCTCTTATGAACTTCTCCCGCCGATCCTACTTCTACCGCAGCTGTTCCAGGTGCGGATGGTTTAACAGCTGACCTCCGTCATAACCATGGCCACAACAGCGGCGGATATGGGGCTGGATACCTCTGGCTGGCAGTAAATATCAAATCTTTGATCATTTGTCGTTTATGTTTTACTGACTGGGATATTGGCGGCAGTTACGGTGGACTCGGATGGAGAGAAGGACAAAACCCAGCGGAAACCAGGGGATGCCGCCACTCCAGTCGATCCTGCCGGACAAGTGACTTTCCAGTTGATTATCCCAATGGAACCCGCTTGCTTTCATTTATTCCACTTCACTTTTATCAAATCATTTCTGTGCGTTTCGTGCCTACAAAGTTGGCTGATTCTGTCGTAATTCTTATTTAAGAGAGTCTGGGCTCTGCGTATCAGTTGTTGCAATGTCGCTATACTCttataaaattgaattgattttaacgCCCTCCGTAAAAGTGCATCTAGCTTGCTGTCGATCAGTTGTTCCTTTGTTTAATGGAAATAAAATTCCTGCTAGAAGTCTGCACAGGTCTGTtagtggtggcggtggtggtgatACACACGAAATGATCGTACGAAGAAGTCATACAAAATTGCGTTCAATATAAAAGATAATAAATTTAAGCTAAATCAATTAATGTAATTAAACTGCATAATTTTATAACAgcaggattttttaaaattattactcGATTGTGGACGAAtaaatttaatgtttgattcggTTGCGTGCGATGATATCAAGTCGACGGGCGGTCGGgggatttcctttttttgttggtccTTTGTCTTATTCTAATTAACATCACACGCTGGGGGATGCGATGATGATAAATCAGcgcaacacaacaacaaccaacaaaaagggaaaagaaaaacatttaacgGGCAACTGCTGTGATTATTATAACGAGAAAAGTCCTTGAAAGGCGACGCCGTGACTCATAACCACCGCCGCGGATATTCCCGAGCGGGCGTTTCACCTTTTTTGGGCTATTTAATCACCCATTATCATATGACATTTAATAAgcaacgccatctagtgatCGTGACGGaaagaaatcgaaattttTGAAGTTAATTTCATTCACGTTTTTTCAAAAGTTCATCTATTAATTctattgtctttttctttctctctctgctgtaaaaaaaaaccaaaccccCCGCTGCTTTTTCTTTCGCGCGGAATTGGGTGATATCCATCAACTGTTGGGTTAGTTAGTCGAGAACCgcttgtcgaacaaaggattggGCCTACATTGggtgtcaagcgtaataacaatATAGTTGTGCTATcggccgctgtggtgcgcattggtgtaaactgcgcacgacttttggcTCGACTATTACTATTTCATTGACAGCGACTCTTAGTCTGTGGTAAAGGCATGGTGCAATTGGTGCACGGTGCAGATTGTGGAAAGCATGCCAAAAGTCCGAAACCCTGAAAGCTTGTTATAAACGTAAGGTATTATTATAGTATTTGACCATTCTTACTTCAACATATCAGTTTATTTGGAtttgaaaatagaagaaaatgttatctCCGGATCCGGTAAGACGTGAGCTGATAGAAAGCGATTATAAAACGGAATATGTACCTTTCCGTCCTTTCACGAACACACGAGTTCGAAACGTTCTCAAGGATTTCTGTTTTGTAGGAAATATTACCGACGTGGATAAAGTGGCCAAGGTATTTTCTCGCAACTATTGTTGaatatttgatatatttataaatataacTATGTATTGTTGAAGCAATCACCCATTTACTCTCGATGTTTTTCATTCCTAAGGTTCTTTTATTGGGTTGTGGTGATCTAAGAAATACCTTTCAAGCAACAACTTCCAAGAATCCTCAAAAGTTAGAGATTCATCTCAACGATTTTCATCCTTCTGTCTTGGCTCGAAATatcataattttgaaaattgtctCAGCAAGTGATTTCAATCCCGACAATGATGAAGATTTTGGTTTTCTGTGGGATGTGTGGTACAATATGGATTGGCCAGAAGAAACCAGGAAGAGGTTTCTTTCTGTTGTGAAGGAGTTGTTGAATGAGAAATTACCAGATAATGTCTCAATTCCAAACAATAGTCAccttgaaaaattgaagagtTTGTGGAGCAACTGGCATATTGTTTCCTCCAAAAACAAACCCGATTCTGAATCACTCTTGAGAAAAGTCTGGGGACAAAGGTAACTTTGGCTTTAATTAAATAGGATTATAATTATAGTGGTGCAGACTAATTCttccatatttattttttaggaaTCAGTGCTTGCTGGACTTGTGGGATGTCATGTATCCAGGACTTTTACAAGAAAAAGCAGAACTAAACAATGCTGATCTCTTCGCTGCCTCACTAAATGAACTGGTTAAGCAGTTTCAACTTCGTGAAGGGTTCATAGGATTTGCtccttttgttaaaaaaaagattagcAATGAAGTGCTTGAATACTACAGAAACGGCAGCAGCcaccttaaaaaaaaccacaGCAAACCAGTGTGCGTCAACCCAACTTTGCTGATCCCCAAGACCCATGATTGGAAAATTTACTCCTTATTTACTCCGTTTGATAGTTATCTGCCAATGGAAAAAGGAGAGCTGATTACTTCAGATGAACAAATCATGACCCACTCCTGCTCCGAAATACTCAAGAGGTTGGTGTCTTCCTATCGCAGCCGGATTCCAACAGTCAAAATCGTTTTTCACTTAGAAGAAGCCTTAAAACATTGCTACTCAGACGCAAACAAGTTTGACGTCATCGACTGCTCTGGTTTCGTGAGTCGTGTTGGGTTAGCCAATTTAGTTGTTGCATGCTGCCAAAAGTTGTCGGACAACccgaatgcaattttttacacCACAATAATAACTGACAGTCATCATTCGGCTAACAATATCGTCGAGACATCCCTTTGTGCTCCATTGAGTATGATTCCGACTATTTACGGGTTGAGATTGGCTGACCATGTTGAATTAAGGGATTCTGCCGTAGATTACTTGCGTTGCAATACCCATCGAAAAAGACGCCCAGTGATTCTTTGCTGGGAGAAAGTACCAAAATTTCAGAACATAAAATTGGACCCTTCACCTGATTTAAATCGATGCCTAACAAAGTTGGCCAAACTTTGTCATCAAATAACATTACCAAATCCTGTATCTCCAACAAACAGTGACACAAACAGTGCTGGAAGTGAAATCTACTACACTCCCCTAACATTCAACTACATTTTGGATTCAATGACCAAGCGGCTGGGACATGATTGTTGGTTACCAGATATACGTCAGCTTGAAATTGCTCCCCAATTCATTCTGGCAAGAGAAACATTGGAGGATTGGAAGAAtgggaagaaaatgatgaaattgtCAGCTGTTATTCAGTCCATAGTGATGTCTAATGAAGAGCCTTCCCCTCTAATTCGGCTAGTTTTGGTCCGGAaagcttcttttgttcttagtCGTGACTTATCCGGACCCGATGTTCACTTCatcgaaaattttgaatttgaattcaatcaTACTTCAAAAGGAATAAAACTGGAGACTGTGTCGTTTTTACTGGCTTGTGATCATGGTTTCGATGAAACGTACACTGCGATTGTTGTCAATGCTTTCAATGGAATGCCACTACTACTCTTAgagtcttttaaatcaatgcgGGTAGAGGAATATCTTGTACCTTACCCGATTGGTCAAAACAAACCTCAACTTCTACTGgatcctaaaaataaaatgtacatGAAGGTCGAAAGTTGTATCGAGTCAGAAGAACAGTACACCCTTAGGATTGCCATTGAATGTGATGGAAACGTTTCAGGTGACTAATGTTACATTTTAAATCGGTGCATTTATATTCTATGAACCCTTTATTAagctttccatttttttatagGATTGAAGATATCCACTAACGAGGAGGCCCCCTGCGAATCCTGCCATGACGTCACAGTTTCATTGACTCAACCCAGCGAAATCAAACCTTTGTCAttaacatttccatttccGATCCTTGCGAATAATGTTCAAGCAACGCTCCATCCAAATAGTCGACATGTCGatttgttgttgaagaaaTCCCTGCTGGAGCCCTGGCCGTGCGAGTTTCACAATAAAAAGTCTAAATGGATAATTGGCGATTTAGTTCCCTGGAAAAACAAGCCACTCAACTCTGAAGAAAGATGCAAGAATGTGGAACACCATCTGAGCAGTCAATTTTTATCGGAGGAAGTTAGTGTTGCCCATTTTCGTGATTCAAAGTGTTCTGCTTTGGATAAATTGCGTCTCAACCTTATGATATTGGTGACCAGTGATGCTGAATTTGCCAGTTACGGTCGAAATGACGATTGTTACCTACTGAAACTCCATCGGCCCCTTCTTACTTCCCCAACGGGAACCCCAATTTTGCTGATTACTGCTCTCAATGGTATCCTTTCGCGAAAACTTGGACAGAATGTTTATATGATTAAACCAACTGTgcctaaagaaaaagaaacggatcAGCGTAAGATTTTTGCGAAAGTTTTTCCACTTGGGACACCCAACAACATTCAGAAGAAAATGGATGCCGAGAGCgaagaagaatttcaattgtttcgttttctccTGCGTTTGAACTCCACTAGGTAATTGACTTACTTacttcaattttgtttttccataaCTGATTTTCTGATTTCCCGCTAACAGAATCGTGCCCAGTAAAtggcagaagaagaatattCCTCTAGGAGGTAGCAGTCCTTGGCTTGCTACTTTCCTTTCGCCTCTCTACCAGGATTCCGTATTGAAGAAAAGCATCAAGGAAGAACCAGCTGACGAGAAGTGCTGTGCCGCTTGTAAGAAAATCCCTGAGAAGTTGAAGTTTTGCAGTCGTTGCCGTTCCACTGTTTACTGCAGTGTCGAGTGTCAGCATTCTCATTGGCCAATGCACAAACTCATCTGCAAGAAATTGTAATTTGGTCGAAACTTATCGCAGCTTAATCCGTGAGTTATTGATTagcctgaaatttaaaatcaaattcttaAAAGTTCATTGagtttattttgtaatttggTTAATTATTTGGATGGCTTTAGTAGTTTAGTTCACGGAAAACTGTTGATGTCTTGATGCACAgttgaaacttttttgtattgaatAACCAAGATTACACTTTTTATTACATCAActtcaaaaaaatgtgaagTATTGGCCTTGTAAAAACTGCAGAAGATGCAATGGGTAATGACTTCTTtgatttattaagacatttgTTATTCTGTTTGCGCCTACGTGCTTGTCTGCAGAAATCGCTATTCTGCCATGGTACTAGTGCCTTATTGCTTATCGATTATTTAATCTACactttgaatttatttcagGTCAAGGTTAACGCTccatgaaattgttttttacggGGATGATTAGGTCATGAATTAACAAGCTGTCTTATTATCATGACGGACAACTGGAATGCACGATTTAATGTGGCCAATATGTTagattgtttttaattaaagacAACGTGTACGAGTGTTTACTGTCTGGTAATTAACAGGTGGAATGAGCCGTTGAACTCACCCGTGGGATTAATTTGGAGCAGAGAAAATGCGTCGTGGATTCGACTGGCCTTTTAAAAACGGCTGTGACTCGCATCAAATCGACTTGTTCGTCACCATTCGCCATTCATTTCGGTAAGCTAAACATAGACATTATATATCTAATTGCGTAATTTGTGTCATTGAATGATGTGCGGTTTCATACGGTTTTACAGCCATAAGCCTTGGGTTAATCTGAAATTGCGTGCTATTAATTGAGACTCCGATCCTGTTTTATTGTATGACGCAATTTACTGATGTCGTATTCGTCTACAGGTTTAATTATCAGAGGAAACGTTAAGAAAATATGGAGCCGATTGAAATCTCCATTCTGATCCTGTCCGTCTTTGTGGTGTTGACGGTACAGAATCCGTTAAGTttgcacaacaacaacccggAGGATTTTCACGATGGTGGACATCAACTTATTGATTCTTCTGCTCAAGTCGACTACAGCAGACTCGTATCACAGTCCTCGATTTTTAACCCATCAACTTCATTTGTAAGAAATACTTCAGTTACAATTGTGGCTTCCGTAACAACGTGCACCACATCCACGGCTGCATTACCCCCGTGTTCAGCTTCCggacatcgtcgtcgtcgctagGATTGAAAATGGAGTAGAGAATGTCATCGAAGAATGGGCCCATTGGCGGAGTCAGTCAAGTCAAACCTTCGCAGACTCTTTGCTTTTCTTCATCCTGCGCTTCTCCTCCGCCGAGGGAGGTGACACTCGGCTGTGCAACATGTTTCGCAATCAGAAAATAGTTGAACAACTTAACCGTCACAAAATTTTTAACGACTACGTTCAGACCTCATCGGGTTTCCCCCTTGAATCTGCGATCGTTACAGCCAACCTTTTTCAAGAGCACCTGCTGGGTGGTGACATCTTCGGTAATGGAGCattatcgtctgctgctgAACCTCCAACCCTTCGTCGCTACTAATCTGGTCGCTTCGGCCGAATTAATTTTACCCGGAATCGACTATCATCCGTACCAGCACAGTTTCACCCTGAATCCAGCACGCACATCGCCCACCAATCCAGCACAGGATTGGCGGCCGCCATAATTTCACCCGCCActtatccctttttttaaattaattttattatgatcggaATGATTTATATAATTGGAATGAATCTACAACGATGCTGGTGACGTTATTTAGATTGGTTGGACCATcaccttttcccattttcgtGTATATTGATAATTGCTATTGCCGGTTTCATCACAAGCTATATGCAATTTCGTTAGGAATGAAAGAATACATCATTTACGgaatcttttgtttgtttcgcaTGTAACTTCAATATAAAACActttttatctttcattaAGATGCGATGGGAATAAAAAGACGGAACCATTCCTAAGTGGACCGGTGTACTACTTCAGAGCATTAATGCATaccagatttttattttacctgcctctccattgaaattttaaagaaattaaaatgtgaCAAACACCTTAAAACCCTTGATATTCGAATGATCAATTTTTCAACCATGTATGTACACGCCAACAAATTGTTCAgttcttgaaataaaaaaaacaaaattgaatccATGGACTGACAAATGTCAACCACATTTTCTATTGATAATTTTGCACACAACTCAACCACACTCGGAAAGAATTTCTAGGTCCAACTAATCAAAGAAACCAGGTTTTGAAATGCAACagcaacacaaacaaaaatgaaatttggaaCACAAGTTCAAGACGAGACCATTGAGAAATTGGCCAACAGTTCAAAACGGAATTCACAGCTATCAATCGATCACAagatgattttcattttcttgagaTGTGGAATTCGGTGGAATTACTGTTTATCTTGGGTTCCAGATTGTCCTAAATatagataaacaaaaaaattagttaaagAATAcgatttttgatttcttaattttaccGCGTACGCTGCTATGCCAAGAGACGAAAGTCTGGAGATTAAGTGGAATTCGATCGTCGTGGAATGGAATCCCATTCTGCCGAATAACTCGAGCGCAGATACAGGATAGCGGAAAGACGCCATTGATTACAGAATCAAAATAGGGATGTCTACCATCATCTTCACGTGTAGTATCCTTCAGCATGCTGATGACTGTTTCACCTTCCGGTGTCGCCATGTCCAAATGGCCTCCGGCTTGCACCAGGGTTTTAAACATTCGTTGGTGCAATCCGCTATCAGAATAGCTTTTCCTGAGTTGAGCCAAGATGTGAAGGGCAGTTCTTCCATAATTATCGGTGGCGTTCGGGTCTACGCCGAGTTCAAGGAACAGATGGATGCTTTTCAGAGGTAAGTGGGGATACGAGCAGTAGCGACGTAGGTATACTGGAGCATGCATGCATGCATGCAGTAGAGTAGACGTGTCTTTTTCGTTGTAGCGGATGTCATTCAAGATGTATTTCTCCAACTCTTTCTGGTCTCGATCGTTCAACTGATGAGGAAAATATTCAACCAGGATTATCGAAATAAAATGCCAAGCTCTTCGAAAGAGCTCAGGAGTGTGAGGACTTGAAAAGACAGTCGGTTTTGGGAAAAATGTTGCAATCGTGGTGCAGAATTTTATTACCGCCAGACAATCTGCCGGAGAAAATTCAACTTGTTCTGGGCTGTAGTCCGATCTATTTAGCAATTTGGTGAAACAGTTTAATATTTTAGGTAGGACATAATTGAAAAGTTGAATGGCTCTGGGGTTAGTCATTTTCGGGTCGAATCCAGTCATTTGTTCCAGGAGTAGTAGGTAAGTACAGATCACAAAACGCACATGACTGTATTGACTAGAGCAATAAAGCGAGTAAGTTCCATACGCAAATAAACTCTCCAGATAGAGGCAGCAGGGACTAGATGGTTTGGGATTGGCTTGACTACAAATTCTATTGAGCACAAGAAGAGCCTGAATGCAGAGGGTTTGACGCAGAGatggaaaattttgatttgatgctTCAAAACGACGCAACTCTTGTCCccattcttcaattttttccaatGACATGAATTCAGTTGCAGATCCaaaaattttgtcagaaatCCCCAAAGGTATCTTGGGTAAAGGGAGTTCACCTGGGTAGAAACGAAGAATAGTGGCTTCTTCCCAGCACTTTAGTCCATACACTGTTTGTTGAAGTAAACAATCTGTATCGGGATTGTAAATCGTTGCAAAGAAAAAAGCAGCACCAAGAAGTTCCAATGCAGTAATCTTTGCTTGTCGAGGGATGGAGTGGGACTCGATGCAAGAGTTGGCAATAAAGTTCCACCAAGACATTGCACTCACCAACACATCGCACTGCCACTCACCCACATCAACCATGTTATCAATCAATtccaaaattggaattttatttgaaaaaagtttaacAATGATCAGTGAACAAGTTGGCCCAGACTCAACATTCacaagaaattcattttttacaatttgcaCTAACTCTCTGAACACCACAagatgatttttcttcatggCGACTACTAGAGGTGTTTCATCTTCATGGTTGCACTGGGATAAACTGGCCAAAATTTCAAACCGTGAGAATGAGGATATGGCGGAATTCATTTCGGAAACTGAGTTTGTATCAACGGCTTGGGAAATAAGATCATAAACACTCGGCGAAGAAgccattttcgtttctttgtttttagtgTCGAACGTCAGTAGTGTCGTGTCGAACGCCTGAACAAGTTCGTGACGTCACTGGCCTAAACGTCACATGCCCTCTAACCACCACTCAAGTcactagaaaacaaaaaaataattatttggactatttattaaattattttggattttgaattaatgtattttatttcgttaaataaaaaaaaatgtgaaagtcataatgaattttaaacttagaaATAAAgcgatttccatttttaatagTTTTTAACTTGAACCTGCAGTTTCTTCTCGTCCGCCATTGTTATCACTTGCTGCCGGTACCCTGTGTTCGGATTTCGACTAgctttattgtttttattgtatcACCTCAATATTCAGCAATTGAGTCAATATGCTGTCAAGGATAAAATTGAAACCGGGTAAAAATTCAAccttttaatttgattgataAAGGAATTCAATTTAGATGCCAACTTTGTTACGATGTAGAAATTCAGTTCCTAACACATTTCTATTTGATCGGCTTAGTTCGCTCAGCCATTCAGCCTATTCGGATGACACAGACCTCGCGGCCACCTCAAAGCGGCAGCTGCTGCTACAACAAAATGCACAGAAAGAGATGTGGTAAACTTTCCAAGACCAGTCCGTCAAGTGTATCCTGGCAAAGTACACATGGGCTTCATCGCTTGTATTGGTaactttcaattattttgcgtgaaaaagatgaaaccTACATTTTGCAGCTTTGAAATCAGGTCCCTACACTTTCAGACTGGGTTTGGCTACCTATTTGTGCAGCAAGACAATCTACATCATGGAACGTGAATTCTACGCTGGTCTATCCATTGCCATCTTGGGTGTGTATGCTGTGAAGAAACTTTGGTCAGCCAAATTCCTTGACGCTGAAGTTGCTGTAAGTGAAATAATTGATCCCTTTCTAGCCACACACCTGATATTTCACATATTTCTTCTAGAAATCCGACGCTGAAATGAACGCTGGACAAGATATGGCCATTGAAGAAGCCAAAGGCTAGAATCGCGACAGGGAAGATTGAACAGGATCGAGCTCTTGCCATGAAGATGCTTTTTGACGCCGTTAAGAGGGAAAACGTGGCCCTTCAGCTTGAAGCTGCTTACCGCGAACAGCTCCGAAACCCCCGAAACCGTTTCTCTGCTGGGCAACCGGCAGCGATAACGGTATACAAGAAacgatttaaaacatttttcaaaatgatttttgcGGTTCTGGGTTTTTGTACGTGGGTTTATATAATGGCAGGAAAACTGCGGAGAAAGCGACTGCTGTGGTGGAAATCAAGTTATTTGCCAGCGCTATACAAGTCCGTCGCTATCTTAGTCGTTCACTCACATCCAGTTAGAAACTAAAACAGACACCACAACCAGCACCGCACCGAGCAACATGAATTTACTCAACGTAATTATAGGCCTCAAATTATAATATTCATTTTATAACCATGCACTAAGATAATATTTGTCCATTTTGAATGCAGAA encodes the following:
- the LOC124312979 gene encoding protein fem-1 homolog B-like, which gives rise to MASSPSVYDLISQAVDTNSVSEMNSAISSFSRFEILASLSQCNHEDETPLVVAMKKNHLVVFRELVQIVKNEFLVNVESGPTCSLIIVKLFSNKIPILELIDNMVDVGEWQCDVLVSAMSWWNFIANSCIESHSIPRQAKITALELLGAAFFFATIYNPDTDCLLQQTVYGLKCWEEATILRFYPGELPLPKIPLGISDKIFGSATEFMSLEKIEEWGQELRRFEASNQNFPSLRQTLCIQALLVLNRICSQANPKPSSPCCLYLESLFAYGTYSLYCSSQYSHVRFVICTYLLLLEQMTGFDPKMTNPRAIQLFNYVLPKILNCFTKLLNRSDYSPEQVEFSPADCLAVIKFCTTIATFFPKPTVFSSPHTPELFRRAWHFISIILVEYFPHQLNDRDQKELEKYILNDIRYNEKDTSTLLHACMHAPVYLRRYCSYPHLPLKSIHLFLELGVDPNATDNYGRTALHILAQLRKSYSDSGLHQRMFKTLVQAGGHLDMATPEGETVISMLKDTTREDDGRHPYFDSVINGVFPLSCICARVIRQNGIPFHDDRIPLNLQTFVSWHSSVRGQSGTQDKQ
- the LOC124312836 gene encoding uncharacterized protein LOC124312836 isoform X1 codes for the protein MLSPDPVRRELIESDYKTEYVPFRPFTNTRVRNVLKDFCFVGNITDVDKVAKVLLLGCGDLRNTFQATTSKNPQKLEIHLNDFHPSVLARNIIILKIVSASDFNPDNDEDFGFLWDVWYNMDWPEETRKRFLSVVKELLNEKLPDNVSIPNNSHLEKLKSLWSNWHIVSSKNKPDSESLLRKVWGQRNQCLLDLWDVMYPGLLQEKAELNNADLFAASLNELVKQFQLREGFIGFAPFVKKKISNEVLEYYRNGSSHLKKNHSKPVCVNPTLLIPKTHDWKIYSLFTPFDSYLPMEKGELITSDEQIMTHSCSEILKRLVSSYRSRIPTVKIVFHLEEALKHCYSDANKFDVIDCSGFVSRVGLANLVVACCQKLSDNPNAIFYTTIITDSHHSANNIVETSLCAPLSMIPTIYGLRLADHVELRDSAVDYLRCNTHRKRRPVILCWEKVPKFQNIKLDPSPDLNRCLTKLAKLCHQITLPNPVSPTNSDTNSAGSEIYYTPLTFNYILDSMTKRLGHDCWLPDIRQLEIAPQFILARETLEDWKNGKKMMKLSAVIQSIVMSNEEPSPLIRLVLVRKASFVLSRDLSGPDVHFIENFEFEFNHTSKGIKLETVSFLLACDHGFDETYTAIVVNAFNGMPLLLLESFKSMRVEEYLVPYPIGQNKPQLLLDPKNKMYMKVESCIESEEQYTLRIAIECDGNVSGLKISTNEEAPCESCHDVTVSLTQPSEIKPLSLTFPFPILANNVQATLHPNSRHVDLLLKKSLLEPWPCEFHNKKSKWIIGDLVPWKNKPLNSEERCKNVEHHLSSQFLSEEVSVAHFRDSKCSALDKLRLNLMILVTSDAEFASYGRNDDCYLLKLHRPLLTSPTGTPILLITALNGILSRKLGQNVYMIKPTVPKEKETDQRKIFAKVFPLGTPNNIQKKMDAESEEEFQLFRFLLRLNSTRIVPSKWQKKNIPLGGSSPWLATFLSPLYQDSVLKKSIKEEPADEKCCAACKKIPEKLKFCSRCRSTVYCSVECQHSHWPMHKLICKKL
- the LOC124312836 gene encoding uncharacterized protein LOC124312836 isoform X2, encoding MLSPDPVRRELIESDYKTEYVPFRPFTNTRVRNVLKDFCFVGNITDVDKVAKVLLLGCGDLRNTFQATTSKNPQKLEIHLNDFHPSVLARNIIILKIVSASDFNPDNDEDFGFLWDVWYNMDWPEETRKRFLSVVKELLNEKLPDNVSIPNNSHLEKLKSLWSNWHIVSSKNKPDSESLLRKVWGQRNQCLLDLWDVMYPGLLQEKAELNNADLFAASLNELVKQFQLREGFIGFAPFVKKKISNEVLEYYRNGSSHLKKNHSKPVCVNPTLLIPKTHDWKIYSLFTPFDSYLPMEKGELITSDEQIMTHSCSEILKRLVSSYRSRIPTVKIVFHLEEALKHCYSDANKFDVIDCSGFVSRVGLANLVVACCQKLSDNPNAIFYTTIITDSHHSANNIVETSLCAPLSMIPTIYGLRLADHVELRDSAVDYLRCNTHRKRRPVILCWEKVPKFQNIKLDPSPDLNRCLTKLAKLCHQITLPNPVSPTNSDTNSAGSEIYYTPLTFNYILDSMTKRLGHDCWLPDIRQLEIAPQFILARETLEDWKNGKKMMKLSAVIQSIVMSNEEPSPLIRLVLVRKASFVLSRDLSGPDVHFIENFEFEFNHTSKGIKLETVSFLLACDHGFDETYTAIVVNAFNGMPLLLLESFKSMRVEEYLVPYPIGQNKPQLLLDPKNKMYMKVESCIESEEQYTLRIAIECDGNVSGLKISTNEEAPCESCHDVTVSLTQPSEIKPLSLTFPFPILANNVQATLHPNSRHVDLLLKKSLLEPWPCEFHNKKSKWIIGDLVPWKNKPLNSEERCKNVEHHLSSQFLSEEVSVAHFRDSKCSALDKLRLNLMILVTSDAEFASYGRNDDCYLLKLHRPLLTSPTGTPILLITALNVPKEKETDQRKIFAKVFPLGTPNNIQKKMDAESEEEFQLFRFLLRLNSTRIVPSKWQKKNIPLGGSSPWLATFLSPLYQDSVLKKSIKEEPADEKCCAACKKIPEKLKFCSRCRSTVYCSVECQHSHWPMHKLICKKL